One Salmo salar chromosome ssa01, Ssal_v3.1, whole genome shotgun sequence DNA window includes the following coding sequences:
- the dtd2 gene encoding D-aminoacyl-tRNA deacylase 2, with the protein MTEKAGSPLARTVLQQCLYARLQVKPADDQSEAEWVEIDRGMVVYICFFKGATEEIIPKIVNTLLNLKLCEADSGKYVSVLDLPGNVLIVPQATLGGKAKGKGMQYHHNIGKEEGLQLYSNFVSLCKKELALSSNSSETGMIVKHGTYGNRQVLKLDTNGPYTHLMEF; encoded by the exons ATGACTGAAAAGGCAGGTTCTCCACTAGCAAGAACTGTTCTTCAGCAGTGTCTCTATGCAAGGCTTCAGGTCAAACCTGCAGATGATCAGTCTGAGGCTGAATGGGTGGAG ATTGACAGAGGGATGGTGGTCTACATCTGCTTTTTTAAAGGCGCTACAGAGGAAATTATTCCAAAAATCG TGAACACTCTGCTCAACTTGAAGCTGTGTGAAGCTGACTCTGGGAAGTATGTGTCAGTGCTGGACCTGCCTGGAAACGTCCTCATTGTGCCTCAGGCTACACTGGGAGGCAAGGCCAAAGGGAAGGGCATGCAGTACCACCACAACATTGGGAAAGAAGAGGGCCTACAGCTCTATTCTAACTTTGTCTCCCTGTGTAAGAAGGAACTGGCTTTGTCCAGTAACAGTAGTGAGACTGGGATGATCGTCAAACATGGAACATATGGGAACAGACAAGTGCTGAAGCTGGATACTAACGGACCATACACACACCTGATGGAGTTTTGA